A single genomic interval of Melanotaenia boesemani isolate fMelBoe1 chromosome 4, fMelBoe1.pri, whole genome shotgun sequence harbors:
- the LOC121639095 gene encoding P2X purinoceptor 3-like yields the protein MWINSFLSDHSQRVRVGDHTSAAISISTGSPQGCVLSPLLYTLYSSDCTSSHHSNTIVKFTNDTTVLGQINHCKDKPVQGQFLLDSRNQQKGIFCIFSHPHAAKMWSCVKDFFTYETTKSVVVKSWTIGIINRVVQLLIIAYFVGWVFLSEKAYQVRDTAIESSVMTKVKGFGIYNDKVMDVADYVTPTQGASVFCIITKLITTENQVQGYCPESEKYTCTDDRNCAKFLNKPASNGILTGKCVPFNSTLKMCEIKGWCPAEIDTIKTKPMMEVENFTIFIKNSIRFPTFNYTKGNFLPSMNETYIKSCNFDMVKNTYCPIFRVGDVVRYAQQIFTTLANKGGVIGIKIGWMCDLDKSDDQCNPSYSFTRLDGMSQKSTVSPGYNFRFAKYYKMENGTDYRTLVKAYAIRFDVLVNGNAGKFNMIPTLINMVAAFTSVGVGTVLCDIILLNFLKGAEQYKAKKFEEVSDSPLESQSNSFYRSQLSLRQTTLKSSDSGAFSIENEKHC from the exons ATGTGGATCAACAGCTTCCTGTCGGACCACAGTCAGAGGGTTAGAGTAGGAGACCATACATCTGCAGCCATCAGCATCAGCACCGGCTCCCCTCAGGGCTGCGTGCTGAGTCCTCTGCTCTATACCCTCTACAGTTCTGACTGTACCTCCTCACACCACAGTAACACCATCGTCAAGTTCACCAACGACACCACAGTTCTGGGACAGATCAATCACTGCAAGGACAAACCGGTTCAGGGACAATTTTTACTCGACAGCA GGAATCAACAAAAAggtattttctgtattttctcacACCCACATGCTGCTAAAATGTGGTCATGTGTAAAAGACTTTTTCACTTATGAAACCACTAAGTCAGTGGTCGTGAAGAGCTGGACCATCGGCATCATCAACCGTGTTGTCCAACTTCTCATCATTGCTTATTTTGTAGG GTGGGTGTTTCTCAGTGAGAAGGCCTACCAGGTCAGAGACACAGCTATTGAGTCCTCAGTGATGACCAAGGTCAAAGGTTTTGGAATCTACAATGACAAAGTCATGGATGTTGCAGACTATGTCACTCCTACACAG ggagcttccgtcttctgcatcatcACTAAACTGATCACAACAGAGAACCAGGTCCAAGGATACTGTCCTGAG AGTGAGAAGTACACCTGCACAGATGACAGGAACTGTGCAAAGTTCCTGAACAAACCAGCATCAAACG GAATTCTCACCGGGAAGTGTGTCCCTTTCAATTCTACTCTTAAAATGTGTGAGATTAAAGGGTGGTGTCCTGCTGAGATTGACACCATCAAAAC TAAACCAATGATGGAAGTGGAGAATTTCACAATCTTCATTAAGAACAGCATCCGCTTTCCGACTTTCAACTATACCAA AGGGAACTTCCTTCCTTCAATGAATGAAACTTACATTAAATCGTGTAACTTTGACATGGTCAAAAACACCTACTGCCCCATTTTCAGAGTGGGAGATGTTGTCCGCTACGCACAACAGATCTTCACCACGCTAGCAAACAAG GGAGGAGTGATTGGAATAAAGATTGGCTGGATGTGTGATCTGGACAAGTCAGATGACCAGTGTAATCCTTCATACTCATTCACCCGACTGGACGGCATGTCACAGAAGAGTACCGTCTCACCTGGCTACAATTTCAG GTTCGCCAAATATTATAAGATGGAAAATGGGACAGACTACCGGACTTTGGTCAAAGCCTACGCCATTAGGTTTGATGTTCTGGTCAATGGAAAT GCTGGAAAGTTTAATATGATCCCTACACTCATAAACATGGTGGCAGCGTTTACATCAGTGGGAGTG GGCACAGTTCTTTGTGACATCATACTACTGAACTTCCTGAAAGGTGCAGAGCAGTACAAGGCCAAGAAATTCGAAGAG GTGTCGGACAGCCCCCTTGAATCCCAGAGCAACAGCTTTTATCGTTCCCAGCTGTCACTCCGACAGACAACGCTTAAATCCAGCGACTCAGGAGCATTTTctattgaaaatgaaaaacactgctGA
- the LOC121638736 gene encoding uncharacterized protein LOC121638736: MSGVERGALQRWIQRTYILQRRDLNAHPPHNISKIKQDWPFLFSLNGLFSHFSELTGIPIHEKLPAAIDNRSQNIIEYFQQQKTPGVGKVLEAYNEESGHKAICVIMCLLAHFKEGDGIFLMVDSSATTADIERTVTLPSTPRLVVPGDMLCGADKWIMSIEGACVMGPHCNLLHGLAAVFAAYYVFNLQYPAEAASTLEFIQRAFCGINSQTGSKAERKRGLNAPVCTLLRKLLDFELVGRVQI; the protein is encoded by the exons ATGTCGGGCGTGGAGAGAGGAGCGCTTCAGAGATGGATTCAGAGAACCTACATTCTCCAGCGTCGTGATCTCAATGCTCACCCTCCCCACAACATCTCAAAAATAAAGCAGGACTGGCCCTTTCTCTTCTCCTTGAACGGCCTGTTCTCACACTTCAGTGAACTGACTGGAATTCCTATCCACGAGAAGCTGCCAGCTGCCATAGACAACAGGAGTCAGAACATCATAGAGTACTTCCAACAACAGAAGACACCAGGTGTGGGGAAAGTTCTGGAAGCCTACAATGAAGAAAGTGGCCACAAAGCTATTTGTGTCATCATGTGCCTGCTTGCTCACTTCAAGGAGGGAGATGGCATCTTCCTTATGGTTGAT TCCTCTGCCACAACTGCCGATATCGAGAGAACTGTCACACTGCCAAGCACGCCTCGATTAGTTGTACCAG GAGACATGCTGTGTGGTGCAGACAAATGGATTATGTCGATTGAAGGAGCGTGTGTGATGGGGCCCCACTGCAACCTCTTGCATGGATTGGCAGCAGTCTTCGCTGCCTACTATGTCTTCAACCTGCAGTATCCAGCAGAAGCTGCAAGCACACTTGAGTTCATCCAGAG AGCCTTCTGCGGCATAAATTCCCAGACGGGCAGCAAGGCAGAAAGAAAACGAGGGCTGAATGCACCTGTTTGCACACTCCTTAGGAAACTGTTGGATTTTGAATTGGTGGGTAGGGTACAAATTTGA